One Urechidicola croceus genomic window, AAATAATTTTGCAAACATTGAAAATGAATATAATAAGTAAAAAGATCATGTATTCTAAATATTTAAATTAGTGACTGAGTGTCCCAGTATTTACAACAGGAGTAGCTTCTTTATCTGAGCAAAGAATGACCATTAAGTTACTGACCATTGCCGCTTTACGTTCTTCATCTAAATCAACTATTTCTTTTTTATTTAATTCTTCCAAAGCCATTTCTACCATACTTACAGCACCCTCAACAATTTTGTGTCTTGCAGCAACTATTGCTGTTGCTTGTTGCCTTTTTAGCATGGCATTTGCAATTTCTTGAGCGTATGCTAGATAACCAATTCTAGCCTCAAGAACTTCAATTCCAGCCATTGATAACCTTTCTGATAATTCTAGTTCTAATGCCTCACTTACCTCATTAACACTTGCTCTAAGTGTAATATCTTCATCATGACCCTCATCTGCAAAATTATCATACGGATATAAACTAGCTAATTTTCGAACTGCAGCGTCAGATTGAACTCGTACAAAGTTTTCATAATTGTCAACATCAAATGCAGCTTTAAAAGTATCTTTTACTTTCCAAACAAGAATAGTGCTTATCATAATTGGGTTTCCCAATTTATCATTCACCTTTACTCTTTCACTATCAAAATTACTTGCACGTAAAGAAATACTTCTCTTTTTATACAAAGGATTTGCCCAATAGAAACCATTCTCTTTTACAGTTCCTATATATTTTCCGAAAAGGAGTAAGACTTTAGAAGTGTTAGGTGTTACAATAAAAAAACCTGGAATTATTGTAAATAAAAGAAAAATTGAAGGTATTATTAATTTAACGTTCTTAACAGCTATTCCAAAAAATAATGTAGCAATTAATAAAACTGCTAAGAGTAACATTATATA contains:
- a CDS encoding SPFH domain-containing protein, translated to MKEEKTIKVSNGYIMLLLAVLLIATLFFGIAVKNVKLIIPSIFLLFTIIPGFFIVTPNTSKVLLLFGKYIGTVKENGFYWANPLYKKRSISLRASNFDSERVKVNDKLGNPIMISTILVWKVKDTFKAAFDVDNYENFVRVQSDAAVRKLASLYPYDNFADEGHDEDITLRASVNEVSEALELELSERLSMAGIEVLEARIGYLAYAQEIANAMLKRQQATAIVAARHKIVEGAVSMVEMALEELNKKEIVDLDEERKAAMVSNLMVILCSDKEATPVVNTGTLSH